DNA sequence from the Methanolobus psychrophilus R15 genome:
TCTTGCTACCGACGGGGTGGGTTCCAAGGTTCTCATAGCCAATGAGATGAAACGCTGGAATACCGTGGGCATCGACTGCATAGCAATGAACGTCAACGACCTGCTGGCAATAGGCGCAGAGCCCATTTCATTCGTCGATTATCTTGCCCTTGAGGAGCACAATGAGGATTTCGCCTCCCAGATAGGCGAAGGCCTTAAAAAAGGCGCAGAGTTCTCCCGCATGTCCATAGCTGGAGGGGAGACTGCCACTCTGCCCGATATAATAAACGGCTTTGACCTCGCTGGCACATGTCTGGGTATGGTAAGGAAGGAGAACATCATCACCGGCGAGAAAGTCCACCTGGGAGATGCCATTGTGGGTATACCAAGCGCAGGCGTCCACAGTAACGGATACACCCTTGTCAGGAAGATCATTGAGAACTCCTCATATTCATATAATGATCCTTTTCCCTTCAACCCGTCAACCACAATTGGTGACGAACTGCTGATACCTACTCGTATTTATATGGAGATCCTTGATGTCATAAAGGAATGCGATGTCCACGGACTTGCCCATATAACAGGTAGTGGTCTTTTGAAGCTGAAGCGTGTGACCAGCCTGGGGTTTGACTTCTACGACCCCATTGAACCCCATGACATCTTCAAGCTCCTTCAGAAGGAGGGTAACGTTGATACCCTTGAAATGTACAGAACGTTCAATATGGGCATGGGTTTTGTCATCATCCTCCCGCCGGAGCAGGCAGAGAAAGCAGCTTCCATGACCGGCGGTAAAATAGTGGGCAGGATAGTGGAAAGTGGTATAAAGGTTTCCGGCCTAGTTATTGTATAGTCAATGAGGAAGACCATGGCCTGTATCGACGATATCCCCTACGAGATAATGCTTAAAGGCACTACACCTGCGGAAAGCGAAGCCTTCATCCGGGCGAGATGCGATGAGGTTTACCATGTTGAGGGAGGATACACCATCCGTGGTGTCATGCTCAAAGGCGCTTCTCTTCCAATAGGCGTTAAAGGGGAAGAGATTCTTTTTGTGTACATAAAACCCTGCTTCGGACTCTTTGTCCTCAGGCTTCCTGGTGCTGCTGATGAGATCGCAAAGCTGCATTCCAAATTCAAAAAGAAGTAACCCTGCAGTTGCATGCCGCTCTCAGAGCCTTGCGCTTTTTGATCTTTCTACCATCCATCTTAGGAAATTCCCTGAAGGAAATTCGTGAATGGTTGTTGCAATGACCATGCCTTCTCCTATTTTTTTGGATACCATCAAAGCATTCCTGTCTTTGTCCGTGAGAAGTACTTCTCCCTGTACATCCGTGAAATAACCATCAAACTCCACCTGACCCAACTCATCGACTATACATTGGATGTTGTGCTCATCGGTTTTAACTACATCTGCAGACATCTGTTTTTGTATATATTTGAGTTCCATAGGAAGCCAGT
Encoded proteins:
- a CDS encoding phosphoribosylaminoimidazole synthetase; its protein translation is MSDKQLTYAESGVDIEEEEKTIRALTKGMTYKRTGLGAPLTDIGHYAGLIDFGEYALALATDGVGSKVLIANEMKRWNTVGIDCIAMNVNDLLAIGAEPISFVDYLALEEHNEDFASQIGEGLKKGAEFSRMSIAGGETATLPDIINGFDLAGTCLGMVRKENIITGEKVHLGDAIVGIPSAGVHSNGYTLVRKIIENSSYSYNDPFPFNPSTTIGDELLIPTRIYMEILDVIKECDVHGLAHITGSGLLKLKRVTSLGFDFYDPIEPHDIFKLLQKEGNVDTLEMYRTFNMGMGFVIILPPEQAEKAASMTGGKIVGRIVESGIKVSGLVIV